A genomic region of Marinobacter sp. NP-4(2019) contains the following coding sequences:
- a CDS encoding HU family DNA-binding protein, protein MRKPELAAAIADKTGLTREKASEVITAFTDQISAAASRGEDTTLIGFGTFSIRTRDARDGRNPQTGATIKIPASKTVGFKAGKSLKEAVS, encoded by the coding sequence ATGCGCAAACCCGAACTGGCAGCCGCCATTGCCGACAAAACCGGCCTGACCCGCGAGAAAGCCAGCGAAGTCATTACCGCCTTCACTGACCAGATCTCAGCGGCAGCCTCCAGAGGCGAAGACACCACGCTGATCGGATTCGGCACGTTCAGTATCCGCACTCGCGACGCCCGCGACGGGCGTAACCCCCAGACCGGAGCCACCATCAAGATTCCTGCCAGCAAGACCGTCGGGTTCAAAGCCGGCAAGTCACTGAAAGAGGCGGTGAGCTAA
- a CDS encoding putative solute-binding protein — protein MKSANLPQRVAAAAALCASLLLAPVSQAEESILERSFCVFDPVGANGPLFAITKTFQPVAMKEGIKLDLRAYTDEKVAAEDFKAGQCDAVLLTGTRAREFNKFTGTLEAMGAVPGEEEMRLLYNTLSQAKARPFLIDGPYEVAGVFPGGAVYLHTRDRSIDSVEELQGKRIATLDFDTASVRMVRHVGASVVGSNSANFAGKFNNGSVDLAYAPAVAYSPLELYKGVQPNGGVFKYALAYMNFQVIIHRDRFPDDAGQMVRDQAIKRIDEAYQIIDQAEADIPEDVWMHPPQEDVAEYDKMLRKVRLSLLEDGVYDERAIKLMKAIRCRVDGSRSECAS, from the coding sequence GTGAAATCAGCTAACCTCCCGCAACGGGTGGCCGCAGCGGCTGCCCTGTGTGCCAGTCTGTTGCTGGCGCCTGTCAGCCAGGCCGAAGAATCCATCCTCGAACGAAGCTTTTGTGTCTTTGACCCGGTTGGTGCCAATGGCCCGCTGTTCGCCATCACCAAAACCTTTCAGCCAGTGGCCATGAAGGAAGGCATCAAGCTTGACCTGCGGGCCTACACTGACGAGAAAGTGGCGGCCGAGGACTTCAAGGCCGGGCAGTGCGATGCCGTCCTACTGACCGGTACCCGAGCCCGCGAGTTCAACAAGTTCACCGGCACTCTGGAAGCCATGGGTGCGGTCCCCGGTGAAGAGGAAATGCGCCTGCTTTATAACACCCTGAGCCAGGCCAAGGCCCGCCCGTTCCTGATTGATGGTCCCTACGAAGTGGCTGGTGTATTCCCGGGCGGCGCCGTGTACCTCCACACCCGCGATCGTTCCATCGACTCGGTAGAAGAGCTCCAGGGCAAGCGCATCGCGACTCTGGATTTCGATACGGCGTCGGTGCGCATGGTGCGTCACGTCGGTGCTTCGGTCGTGGGCTCCAACTCCGCCAACTTTGCCGGCAAGTTCAATAACGGCAGTGTTGACCTGGCCTATGCGCCGGCGGTGGCCTACTCCCCGCTGGAACTGTACAAGGGCGTTCAGCCCAATGGCGGCGTGTTCAAGTACGCCCTGGCTTACATGAATTTCCAGGTCATCATCCACCGTGACCGTTTTCCGGATGATGCCGGCCAGATGGTTCGCGACCAGGCCATCAAGCGCATCGACGAGGCCTACCAGATCATTGACCAGGCCGAAGCCGACATTCCGGAAGACGTGTGGATGCATCCCCCGCAGGAAGATGTGGCGGAATACGACAAGATGTTACGCAAGGTGCGGTTATCCCTGCTTGAAGATGGCGTTTACGACGAACGCGCCATCAAGCTGATGAAGGCGATTCGTTGCCGGGTGGACGGTTCCCGGTCTGAGTGTGCTTCCTGA
- a CDS encoding dihydroorotase, which translates to MLPGGDELAKASIHIIDGRISAVGEAADAASSDEVFDAAGGIVAPGLVDLCCNLREPGNGQKGNIASETRAAARGGFTTVCASPETSPVNDSGAVTHLIRDVAEARSPIRVLPVGAVTRGLEGELLSDMAGLSAAGCVALGNGRRGVRNARILRRCMAYAKTFGLTVMFSPENQALAADGYAHDGLVASRLGLLGIPEVAETASVMEMLLLAEETGVRLHLSQLSSARSVEMVADARRRGISVTADVAMHQLLFTEDALAGFDSRFHVRPPLRAEADRQALLAGVRDGVIDAIVSQHQPHDSAAKQAPLGATEPGLSTIESTLSMGLMLVSRGELALPALLRSLTAGPAAILGRSASLEAGAVADLCVFDPDATWTPGEDTLVSAGRHAPVLDDAIPGVVKLTLCEGRVAWGTGTG; encoded by the coding sequence TTGCTGCCTGGCGGTGACGAGCTGGCCAAGGCATCCATACATATTATCGATGGTCGTATCAGCGCTGTTGGCGAGGCCGCCGACGCCGCCAGCAGCGATGAGGTGTTTGACGCCGCCGGTGGTATCGTCGCACCAGGTCTGGTGGACCTGTGTTGCAATCTGCGGGAGCCGGGCAATGGCCAAAAAGGCAATATAGCCTCGGAAACCCGTGCTGCGGCCCGGGGTGGCTTTACCACGGTTTGTGCCTCGCCGGAGACATCGCCGGTCAACGATTCCGGCGCGGTTACCCACCTGATACGGGATGTAGCGGAGGCTCGCTCGCCCATCCGGGTGCTTCCTGTGGGCGCGGTTACCCGGGGCCTGGAGGGTGAACTGCTCAGTGACATGGCGGGGTTGTCCGCCGCCGGATGTGTGGCGCTGGGCAACGGCCGCCGTGGCGTGCGCAATGCCCGGATTCTGCGCCGCTGCATGGCCTACGCCAAAACCTTCGGGCTGACGGTGATGTTCAGCCCCGAGAACCAGGCCCTGGCGGCGGATGGCTACGCCCACGACGGCCTGGTGGCCTCGCGGCTCGGTCTGCTGGGTATTCCGGAAGTGGCGGAAACCGCCTCGGTCATGGAGATGCTGTTGCTGGCGGAGGAAACCGGTGTTCGCCTGCATCTCAGTCAGTTGTCTTCGGCTCGCAGTGTCGAAATGGTGGCGGATGCCCGTCGTCGTGGTATCAGTGTCACGGCCGACGTGGCCATGCACCAGTTGCTGTTTACCGAAGACGCCCTCGCCGGTTTCGACAGTCGCTTCCACGTGCGCCCTCCGCTGCGCGCCGAAGCCGATCGTCAGGCACTGCTGGCTGGCGTCCGTGACGGTGTCATCGATGCCATCGTCAGCCAGCACCAACCCCATGACTCGGCGGCCAAGCAGGCGCCTCTGGGTGCTACCGAGCCCGGCCTGTCCACCATCGAAAGCACCCTGTCCATGGGTCTGATGCTGGTCAGCCGGGGTGAGCTGGCGTTGCCCGCTCTGCTGCGGTCGCTGACGGCGGGTCCTGCCGCCATCCTTGGCCGAAGCGCCAGCCTGGAGGCGGGCGCGGTTGCCGACCTGTGTGTTTTCGATCCGGATGCCACCTGGACACCGGGCGAAGACACTCTGGTTTCGGCCGGGCGTCATGCGCCGGTGCTTGATGACGCCATCCCCGGTGTCGTCAAACTGACCCTCTGTGAAGGGCGTGTGGCCTGGGGTACGGGGACGGGCTGA
- a CDS encoding aspartate carbamoyltransferase catalytic subunit: MTADQASKRSLQLTSDGQLRHFLTLDGLDRALLTDILDTADSFIEVGERTIKKVPLLRGRTVVNLFFESSTRTRSTFELAAKRLSADVLNLDISTSATSKGESLSDTLLNLEAMASDMFVVRHSQSGAPHFIAESVTPGVAIINAGDGRHAHPTQAMLDMLTIRQHKGGFEGMKVAIVGDVLHSRVARSQIRALNELGAAEVRVIAPGTLLPRDVESLGCTVEYDMRKGMKDLDVVIMLRLQKERMEGALLPSEREFYRLYGLSRDKLALAHPECIVMHPGPINRGVEIESAVADGPQSVILNQVTNGIAIRMAVMSMAMGGRCQNVTRNRPGGIRRDGDQQHRWSIPEDHQWPAFAAWR; this comes from the coding sequence ATGACTGCAGACCAAGCTTCCAAACGATCCCTGCAACTGACCTCGGACGGTCAGTTGCGGCACTTCCTCACCCTTGACGGGCTCGACCGCGCCCTGTTGACCGACATTCTCGATACCGCCGATTCCTTTATCGAAGTCGGCGAACGTACCATCAAGAAGGTCCCCCTGTTGCGCGGGCGCACGGTGGTGAACCTGTTCTTCGAGTCCAGCACCCGCACCCGCAGTACCTTCGAACTGGCCGCCAAGCGCCTGTCCGCCGATGTGTTGAACCTGGATATCAGTACCTCCGCGACCTCCAAGGGCGAGTCCCTGTCCGATACCCTGCTTAATCTGGAAGCCATGGCCAGTGACATGTTCGTGGTTCGCCATTCCCAGAGCGGGGCGCCGCATTTCATTGCCGAGAGCGTGACCCCGGGGGTGGCCATTATCAACGCCGGTGACGGCCGCCACGCCCACCCCACCCAGGCGATGCTGGACATGCTGACCATTCGCCAGCACAAGGGCGGGTTCGAGGGCATGAAAGTGGCCATTGTCGGGGATGTGCTGCATTCCCGCGTGGCACGGTCCCAGATCCGCGCGCTGAACGAACTCGGCGCGGCGGAAGTGCGGGTAATCGCCCCCGGCACGCTGCTGCCGAGGGATGTGGAAAGCCTGGGCTGCACCGTGGAATACGACATGCGAAAAGGCATGAAGGACCTGGACGTGGTGATCATGCTGCGGCTTCAGAAGGAGCGGATGGAGGGAGCCCTGTTGCCCAGCGAACGGGAATTCTATCGGCTTTATGGCCTCAGCCGGGACAAGCTGGCTCTGGCCCACCCGGAATGCATTGTGATGCACCCAGGGCCCATTAATCGCGGGGTGGAAATTGAATCCGCCGTGGCCGATGGCCCCCAGTCGGTGATCCTGAATCAGGTCACCAACGGTATCGCCATCCGCATGGCGGTGATGTCCATGGCCATGGGGGGCAGGTGTCAGAACGTAACCAGAAACAGGCCGGGAGGGATCAGGCGTGACGGAGATCAACAACACCGCTGGAGCATCCCTGAAGATCATCAATGGCCGGCTTTTGCTGCCTGGCGGTGA
- the pyrR gene encoding bifunctional pyr operon transcriptional regulator/uracil phosphoribosyltransferase PyrR: MTALLDMNRLLDELEAGLRNIMAERGVTSPALIGIRTGGVWLADVMRKRLGLEEPFGELDISFYRDDFSRIGLNPKVKPSSLPFSTEDRDIILIDDVIMSGRTIRAAMNEIFDYGRPASIILATLIDLGARELPIQPDVTGKVLALASHQRVKLRGPDPLHIELQETGQ; the protein is encoded by the coding sequence ATGACCGCATTGCTTGATATGAACCGGTTACTGGACGAACTGGAAGCTGGATTGCGCAACATCATGGCAGAGCGGGGCGTGACGTCGCCGGCGCTCATTGGTATCCGCACCGGCGGCGTCTGGCTCGCCGATGTGATGAGGAAGCGCCTGGGACTGGAAGAACCTTTCGGGGAACTGGACATCTCGTTTTACCGGGATGACTTCAGCCGCATCGGCCTGAATCCGAAGGTCAAACCATCCAGCCTGCCGTTCAGCACCGAGGATCGCGACATCATCCTGATCGACGACGTCATCATGAGCGGTCGCACCATTCGCGCCGCGATGAATGAAATCTTCGATTATGGCCGCCCGGCCAGTATCATTCTTGCCACACTGATTGATCTGGGTGCCCGGGAACTGCCCATCCAGCCGGACGTCACCGGCAAGGTGCTGGCACTGGCGAGTCATCAGCGGGTGAAACTCCGCGGCCCCGATCCGCTGCACATCGAATTGCAGGAAACCGGGCAGTAA
- the ruvX gene encoding Holliday junction resolvase RuvX, translating into MPERDNRRVMAFDFGTRRIGVATGQQLLGTGQPLTMLPARDGIPDWDAIGRLLDEWKPDLVVVGLPLNMDDSENDMCARARKFGKRLHGRFHVPVEMVDERLTSFEAKGEAMAGGGSRDFGRHGVDDRAAVLILETWFRQQ; encoded by the coding sequence ATGCCTGAAAGAGACAACCGCCGGGTTATGGCGTTTGATTTCGGCACCCGCCGCATTGGCGTTGCCACCGGCCAGCAGTTGTTGGGCACCGGTCAGCCCCTGACCATGCTGCCAGCCCGGGACGGTATCCCCGACTGGGATGCCATCGGCCGGCTACTGGACGAATGGAAGCCGGATCTGGTGGTGGTCGGCCTGCCCCTGAACATGGACGACAGTGAAAACGATATGTGCGCCCGCGCCCGCAAGTTTGGCAAACGGTTGCACGGCCGCTTCCATGTGCCGGTAGAGATGGTCGACGAGCGGCTGACCAGTTTTGAAGCCAAGGGCGAGGCAATGGCCGGTGGTGGCAGCCGCGATTTCGGGCGCCACGGGGTGGATGACCGTGCCGCCGTCCTGATCCTGGAAACCTGGTTTCGCCAGCAGTAA
- a CDS encoding YqgE/AlgH family protein translates to MTASKHSPNSLRHHFLVASPYLEDPRFHGAVIYVCEHSDDGALGLMINHPLDIHLGEILEQLDMEGGELDLPVFSGGPVQPERGFVLHSPGTSWHNTAQVTDDVMLTTSRDILEGIGCEEGPEEFLVALGYAGWGEGQLESELGSNSWLTCPANTDILFRTPWDKRYEAVLKLIGIDLNQLSESIGHA, encoded by the coding sequence ATGACAGCATCAAAACATTCGCCAAACAGTTTGCGTCACCACTTCCTGGTGGCGTCTCCCTACCTCGAGGATCCACGCTTTCACGGGGCAGTGATCTACGTGTGTGAACATTCCGACGACGGTGCCTTGGGGCTGATGATCAACCATCCCCTGGACATCCACCTGGGGGAAATTCTTGAACAACTGGATATGGAAGGCGGTGAACTGGATCTGCCAGTCTTCAGTGGCGGCCCGGTACAACCCGAACGCGGCTTTGTTCTGCATTCACCCGGCACCAGCTGGCACAATACGGCGCAGGTAACCGATGACGTCATGCTGACCACGTCCCGGGATATCCTCGAAGGCATTGGTTGTGAAGAGGGGCCGGAAGAATTCCTGGTGGCCCTGGGGTATGCCGGTTGGGGAGAGGGGCAGCTGGAAAGCGAACTGGGCAGTAACTCCTGGCTGACCTGCCCCGCCAATACCGATATCCTGTTTCGCACCCCCTGGGACAAGCGCTACGAGGCGGTACTGAAGCTGATCGGTATCGACCTGAATCAACTGAGCGAGTCCATTGGCCATGCCTGA
- a CDS encoding energy transducer TonB has translation MAAQVSDFDRFSFTLFMALAVHAVIVLGITFAPEPPRSSAQTMEITLSQFDDETDPDEADFLAQTSQQGSGSEEEVRELTSPQPTDVSQPEIAEVQPEPPSRTEPVKQQDRETVKTEAASSRQVREPEEAVESKEEPLPVRKKKSLMERSLEIASLEARFDAQRQAYAKKPRIMRVTAASTLSSSNAWYVQNWITKVTRVGNINYPTEARRAGIYGTLRMLVSLKKDGTIKEVAILQSSGSTVLDDAAIRIVRMAAPFAPFPESMREEVDELEIIRTWSFQRRGLTSG, from the coding sequence ATGGCAGCGCAGGTAAGTGATTTCGACCGGTTTTCCTTTACCCTGTTCATGGCGTTGGCCGTGCACGCGGTGATTGTGCTGGGGATTACCTTTGCGCCGGAGCCTCCGCGTTCATCCGCGCAAACCATGGAGATCACCCTGTCGCAGTTTGACGATGAAACCGATCCGGACGAGGCTGACTTCCTGGCCCAGACCAGCCAGCAAGGCAGCGGCTCCGAGGAAGAGGTACGGGAGCTGACTTCGCCGCAGCCGACTGATGTCAGCCAGCCGGAGATTGCCGAAGTGCAGCCGGAACCGCCGTCGCGGACCGAGCCGGTGAAGCAGCAGGATCGCGAGACAGTCAAGACCGAAGCGGCGTCCAGCCGCCAGGTCCGGGAGCCGGAAGAGGCAGTGGAATCGAAGGAAGAGCCACTGCCTGTGCGTAAGAAAAAAAGCCTGATGGAGCGGAGCCTGGAAATTGCCAGCCTTGAAGCCCGGTTTGATGCCCAGCGCCAGGCCTATGCCAAGAAGCCGCGTATCATGCGGGTTACGGCAGCGTCGACCCTGAGCTCGAGTAACGCCTGGTACGTACAGAACTGGATTACCAAGGTGACTCGGGTCGGCAATATCAACTACCCAACGGAAGCGCGGCGAGCGGGTATCTATGGCACACTGAGAATGCTGGTTTCTCTGAAAAAGGATGGCACAATCAAAGAGGTCGCCATTCTGCAATCCTCCGGCAGTACCGTGCTGGATGATGCTGCCATCCGTATTGTGCGAATGGCCGCACCATTCGCGCCGTTCCCGGAAAGTATGAGAGAAGAAGTCGACGAGCTTGAAATCATTCGAACCTGGTCTTTCCAGCGGCGGGGGCTGACATCGGGATGA
- the gshB gene encoding glutathione synthase, with protein MTVRLGIVMDPIEKIHFKKDSSLAMLLAAQKRGWQIEYMELPDMYLKGGQARAHTRDLTVHMDPENWYAFGASQDRALGDLDVILMRQDPPVDREFLMATYILDAAEQQGALVVNPPATLRDCNEKLFAAQFEDLTPPLIVTRSATRFREFYAEHGDIIMKPVDGMGGHSIFRVKENDANLGVIIETLTNYGAHQAMAQKFIPQISDGDKRILLIDGEPVPYSLARIPSQGENRGNLAAGGRGEGRELTARDREICERVAPVIKAKGLIFVGLDVIGDYLTEINVTSPTCIRELDAAFGIDISGQLMDAIEKRLK; from the coding sequence ATGACAGTCCGACTCGGGATCGTGATGGACCCCATCGAGAAGATCCACTTCAAGAAAGACAGTTCACTGGCCATGTTGCTGGCGGCGCAGAAACGTGGCTGGCAGATTGAATACATGGAGCTCCCGGACATGTACCTGAAGGGTGGGCAGGCAAGGGCGCACACCCGTGACCTGACGGTGCACATGGATCCCGAGAACTGGTACGCCTTCGGTGCCTCCCAGGATCGTGCACTGGGCGACCTGGACGTCATCCTGATGCGCCAGGATCCGCCGGTGGACCGGGAATTCCTGATGGCAACTTACATCCTCGATGCGGCGGAACAGCAGGGAGCGCTGGTGGTGAATCCGCCGGCTACCCTCCGGGACTGCAACGAGAAACTGTTCGCGGCCCAGTTTGAAGACCTGACGCCACCGCTGATCGTGACCCGGTCGGCCACCCGCTTCCGTGAATTCTACGCCGAGCACGGTGACATTATCATGAAGCCGGTGGATGGCATGGGCGGTCACTCCATTTTCCGCGTCAAGGAAAATGACGCCAACCTGGGTGTGATCATCGAAACCCTTACCAACTATGGCGCCCATCAGGCCATGGCCCAGAAATTCATTCCCCAGATCAGTGATGGCGACAAGCGCATCCTGCTGATTGACGGTGAACCGGTGCCCTATTCGCTGGCGCGTATCCCGTCCCAGGGTGAGAACCGGGGTAACCTCGCCGCCGGCGGTCGCGGCGAAGGTCGTGAACTGACCGCCCGTGACCGGGAAATCTGTGAACGGGTGGCGCCGGTGATCAAGGCAAAGGGGCTGATCTTTGTCGGGCTGGATGTGATCGGGGATTATCTCACCGAAATCAACGTCACCAGCCCCACCTGCATTCGTGAACTGGATGCGGCGTTTGGTATTGATATTTCCGGGCAACTGATGGATGCCATAGAGAAGCGGTTGAAGTAG
- the pilG gene encoding twitching motility response regulator PilG yields the protein MDDNFENLKIMVIDDSKTIRRTAETLLKKVGCEVITATDGFDALAKIADSEPDIIFVDIMMPRLDGYQTCALIKNNSSFKKTPVIMLSSKDGLFDKAKGRIVGSDQYLTKPFSKDELLNTIRQYVPQAEQ from the coding sequence ATGGATGACAACTTCGAGAATCTGAAGATTATGGTGATCGACGACAGCAAAACCATTCGTCGCACCGCAGAAACCCTTCTGAAAAAAGTTGGCTGTGAGGTCATCACCGCAACCGACGGCTTTGACGCTCTGGCGAAAATCGCCGATTCCGAGCCGGACATCATTTTTGTCGACATCATGATGCCCCGCCTGGACGGTTATCAGACCTGCGCACTGATCAAGAACAATTCCTCTTTCAAAAAGACGCCGGTCATCATGCTCTCCAGTAAGGACGGTCTGTTTGACAAGGCCAAGGGCCGCATTGTCGGTTCTGATCAGTATCTGACCAAGCCGTTCAGCAAGGACGAGCTGCTCAACACCATCCGCCAATACGTACCCCAGGCGGAACAGTAA
- the pilH gene encoding twitching motility response regulator PilH: MARILIVDDSPTEVKKISSILEKHQHEVLTADNGADGVAKARAETPDLVLMDVVMPGLNGFQATRQLTRAPETASIPVVIVTTKDQETDRVWGTRQGAKGYLVKPVNEDDLIKTINSLIA; the protein is encoded by the coding sequence ATGGCCCGCATTCTGATTGTTGATGACTCCCCCACCGAGGTGAAGAAAATCTCAAGCATTCTGGAAAAGCACCAGCATGAAGTACTGACTGCTGATAACGGTGCTGACGGTGTGGCAAAGGCCCGCGCCGAGACTCCGGATCTGGTTCTGATGGACGTGGTCATGCCAGGTCTGAACGGTTTTCAGGCCACCCGGCAGCTGACCCGCGCTCCGGAAACCGCTTCCATCCCCGTGGTTATTGTCACCACCAAGGACCAGGAGACCGACCGCGTCTGGGGTACCCGTCAGGGCGCCAAAGGCTACCTGGTCAAGCCTGTCAACGAAGATGACCTGATCAAAACAATCAACAGTCTGATTGCCTGA
- a CDS encoding chemotaxis protein CheW, which translates to MSAQAAPFAVLTDIAQRSRSMAAGLPEQQEAVELWNGIGFVLAGERYVAPMGEVTEILHVPRFTHIPGVKPFMMGAANVRGRLLPLVDLAGFFDVSRSSRSQRERRVLVVEQGDVFSGLVVDSVSGMQYFARDNFVASPGGVPPSVQPFVNGGYERNEEVWKVFSAADLVEDERFLDVAQW; encoded by the coding sequence ATGTCCGCCCAGGCCGCCCCTTTTGCCGTTCTGACGGATATCGCCCAGCGCAGCCGGTCCATGGCGGCCGGCCTGCCAGAGCAGCAGGAAGCCGTTGAACTCTGGAATGGCATCGGCTTTGTTCTGGCGGGCGAACGCTATGTGGCGCCCATGGGTGAGGTTACCGAAATCCTCCATGTTCCCCGGTTCACACACATTCCGGGGGTCAAGCCGTTCATGATGGGGGCAGCCAACGTTCGTGGCCGCCTACTTCCCCTTGTCGATCTCGCGGGTTTCTTTGATGTATCCCGCTCCTCCCGCAGTCAGCGTGAGCGCCGGGTTCTGGTGGTGGAACAGGGTGACGTGTTCAGCGGCCTGGTGGTCGACAGCGTGTCCGGTATGCAGTACTTCGCGCGGGACAACTTCGTGGCCTCGCCCGGAGGTGTGCCGCCGAGCGTTCAGCCGTTTGTCAATGGCGGTTATGAACGAAACGAAGAAGTCTGGAAAGTGTTCTCCGCCGCCGACCTGGTGGAAGACGAGCGGTTTCTGGACGTTGCGCAGTGGTAA
- a CDS encoding methyl-accepting chemotaxis protein has protein sequence MKNRAGRFSMGQGGNKLVAGLIAALIALTVLLVVVLFIINKDSQNDQEYIAHASELRVLSQEIAKNATEAAGGTAEAFDQLRRSRDEFQQLWSYVVDGNPETGLPPSEIARQSSVQAKWDAVRENADSILSTRDAVLGLHEVARTLNETIPQLQVEYDDIVQILLDNNAPAEQVALAQRQSLLAERIVRSVNNVLSGDEDAVIAADRFGRDASLFGRVLEGQMNGNPAMGISRVDDEDAIYGLEAVGELFEFVSQNVDAILEASPDLFKVRTAASDIFQNSQILLDDISVMADQFTGQAGSRLISPTLAFAILAAMVGIVVLIGLVLYREAQERLATTQEQNEQNQNAILRLLDELADLADGDLTTEATVTEDFTGAIADSINYAIDQMRGLVQAIRGTAVRVASASQETQATAMHLADASEHQAQEIAGASAAVNEMAVSIDQVSSNAAESSAVAERSVAIAKKGAEVVQNTIRGMDNIREQIQETSKRIKRLGESSQEIGDIVSLINDIADQTNILSLNAAIQASMAGDAGRGFAVVADEVQRLAERSSAATKQIEALVKTIQSDTNEAVISMEHTTAEVVRGARLAQDAGIALEEIENVSMSLAELIQNISNAARQQSSSAAHISNTMNVIQEITSQTSSGTNATAKSIGNLAEMASELRSSVAGFTLPEEEGAEQQEEEDSDVPVVG, from the coding sequence ATGAAAAACAGAGCCGGAAGATTCAGTATGGGACAGGGAGGCAACAAGCTTGTTGCCGGCCTGATTGCCGCACTGATTGCACTCACCGTCCTGCTTGTTGTGGTCCTGTTCATAATTAACAAGGACAGCCAGAACGACCAGGAATACATCGCCCACGCCTCCGAGCTGCGGGTACTGTCACAGGAAATCGCGAAGAACGCGACGGAAGCCGCTGGCGGTACAGCCGAAGCCTTCGACCAGCTGCGTCGGTCCCGTGATGAGTTCCAGCAGTTGTGGTCGTACGTGGTTGACGGTAACCCGGAAACCGGCCTGCCGCCCAGTGAGATTGCCCGGCAAAGTAGCGTTCAGGCCAAGTGGGATGCGGTGCGTGAAAACGCCGACAGCATTCTCTCCACCCGGGATGCGGTACTTGGTCTCCATGAAGTGGCGCGGACCCTGAACGAAACCATCCCGCAGTTGCAGGTGGAGTACGATGACATCGTACAGATCCTGCTGGACAACAACGCCCCGGCCGAACAGGTGGCACTGGCACAACGTCAGTCCCTGTTGGCGGAGCGTATTGTGCGTTCGGTTAACAACGTACTGTCCGGTGACGAAGACGCGGTGATCGCCGCCGACCGTTTCGGCCGTGATGCCAGCCTCTTCGGCCGGGTTCTTGAAGGCCAGATGAACGGCAACCCGGCCATGGGCATTTCCCGGGTAGATGACGAAGACGCTATCTATGGCCTGGAGGCCGTTGGCGAACTGTTCGAATTCGTTTCCCAGAACGTAGACGCGATCCTTGAAGCTTCTCCCGACCTCTTCAAGGTACGTACTGCAGCCTCTGACATCTTCCAGAACTCCCAGATCCTGCTGGACGACATTTCCGTCATGGCAGACCAGTTTACCGGGCAGGCCGGCTCCCGCCTGATCAGCCCGACTCTGGCCTTTGCCATCCTGGCCGCCATGGTCGGTATCGTTGTCCTGATTGGTCTGGTGCTCTATCGCGAGGCTCAGGAACGCCTGGCGACCACCCAGGAGCAGAACGAGCAGAACCAGAATGCGATCCTGCGACTGCTGGACGAACTGGCCGACCTGGCGGATGGTGACCTGACCACCGAGGCCACGGTTACCGAGGACTTCACCGGTGCCATCGCCGACTCCATCAACTACGCGATTGACCAGATGCGCGGGCTGGTACAGGCGATTCGTGGCACCGCGGTACGGGTTGCCTCGGCATCCCAGGAAACCCAGGCTACGGCCATGCACCTGGCGGACGCTTCCGAGCACCAGGCCCAGGAAATTGCCGGTGCTTCCGCAGCGGTGAACGAGATGGCGGTGTCCATCGACCAGGTATCCTCAAACGCGGCTGAATCCTCAGCGGTTGCGGAGCGGTCGGTTGCGATCGCCAAGAAAGGCGCGGAAGTGGTACAGAACACCATCCGCGGCATGGACAACATCCGTGAGCAGATCCAGGAAACCTCCAAACGGATCAAGCGTCTGGGTGAATCCTCCCAGGAAATCGGTGACATCGTATCGCTGATCAACGACATTGCCGACCAGACCAACATCCTGTCCCTGAACGCGGCGATCCAGGCCTCCATGGCCGGTGACGCAGGCCGGGGCTTCGCGGTGGTTGCGGACGAAGTTCAGCGACTGGCGGAACGTTCCTCTGCAGCGACGAAGCAGATCGAAGCACTGGTCAAGACGATCCAGTCGGATACCAACGAAGCGGTTATCTCCATGGAACACACCACCGCTGAGGTGGTCCGTGGTGCCCGGCTGGCCCAGGACGCGGGTATCGCCCTCGAGGAAATCGAGAACGTATCCATGTCTCTGGCGGAACTGATCCAGAACATCTCCAACGCCGCCCGTCAGCAATCGTCGTCGGCAGCGCACATTTCCAACACCATGAACGTTATCCAGGAAATCACGTCCCAGACTTCCTCCGGTACCAACGCGACCGCGAAGTCGATCGGTAACCTGGCAGAAATGGCATCCGAGCTGCGGTCCTCCGTTGCCGGCTTCACCCTGCCTGAGGAAGAAGGGGCTGAACAGCAGGAAGAGGAAGACAGCGACGTCCCGGTGGTGGGCTGA